One region of gamma proteobacterium HIMB55 genomic DNA includes:
- a CDS encoding hypothetical protein (PFAM: Tellurite resistance protein TerB) produces the protein MAFKWLARLVPQASEAAENSDSLSRAIAVLMLEVAQSDFEETEEETSALIAGLTEYLGESSHTSQDLLASARDDKANSAGLYEFTRLACTQMSVSERCTLIEQLWHIAYADGVIDKYEEAAIRKVSELLYVSHSDFIKAKLAAANATNKVP, from the coding sequence ATGGCCTTTAAATGGCTCGCACGACTGGTTCCGCAAGCGTCAGAGGCGGCTGAAAACTCAGACAGCCTCAGTCGCGCTATCGCCGTGCTCATGTTGGAAGTGGCTCAAAGTGACTTCGAAGAAACCGAGGAAGAAACAAGCGCCCTGATAGCGGGATTGACTGAATACCTAGGAGAAAGTTCGCACACCTCACAAGACTTACTTGCGTCTGCTCGTGATGACAAAGCTAACTCCGCTGGACTATATGAATTTACCAGACTTGCCTGCACTCAGATGAGCGTGTCAGAGCGATGCACACTCATCGAACAGCTCTGGCATATTGCCTATGCCGATGGTGTCATCGATAAATACGAAGAAGCTGCGATACGCAAAGTTTCCGAGCTGTTATATGTGTCGCATTCAGACTTCATTAAGGCAAAGCTAGCGGCCGCAAACGCAACGAACAAAGTCCCCTAA
- a CDS encoding serine O-acetyltransferase (PFAM: Serine acetyltransferase, N-terminal~TIGRFAM: serine O-acetyltransferase), translating to MALQALPNTKEEHAQDPVWLQICGEVKDLVRNEPMMADFLNASVLSHSSLESALSSQLGHQVDCATVPARVLCNVISEAFTTNDDIRGAMRADLLAVIERDSACESLHLPLLFFKGFHALQLHRVANWLWHQNRKSLALLMQSRASMKFGVDIHPAAQFGSGIMLDHATGLVVGETAVVGNKVSILQSVTLGGTGKEHGDRHPKIGDGVLISAGAKILGNIHVGDGAKVGAGSVVLKDVPAHTTVAGVPAKVVGRPDSDLPALNMNHELTDYEW from the coding sequence ATGGCACTTCAAGCACTGCCCAACACAAAAGAAGAACACGCGCAGGATCCAGTCTGGCTCCAAATATGCGGTGAAGTTAAAGACCTCGTGCGCAATGAGCCGATGATGGCAGATTTTTTAAACGCTTCGGTTTTGAGTCACTCGAGTCTTGAAAGCGCGCTGAGTTCTCAACTAGGTCACCAAGTCGATTGTGCAACTGTTCCAGCGCGCGTGCTCTGCAATGTGATCTCCGAGGCATTTACTACCAACGACGATATTCGAGGCGCCATGCGTGCTGACCTTCTTGCGGTCATTGAGCGAGACTCAGCTTGTGAGTCCCTTCACCTGCCGCTTTTGTTTTTCAAAGGCTTCCATGCACTCCAACTACACCGAGTTGCGAATTGGTTGTGGCATCAAAATCGCAAATCGTTGGCACTGCTTATGCAAAGCCGTGCGTCGATGAAGTTTGGTGTCGATATTCACCCTGCTGCACAATTCGGCAGCGGAATCATGCTCGATCACGCCACAGGTCTGGTGGTGGGCGAGACCGCCGTCGTTGGTAACAAGGTTTCCATACTGCAGAGTGTCACATTGGGCGGAACCGGTAAGGAGCACGGTGACCGACATCCAAAAATCGGTGACGGTGTGCTGATCAGTGCAGGCGCAAAGATCTTAGGGAATATCCACGTTGGCGACGGCGCTAAAGTCGGAGCCGGCAGCGTAGTACTCAAAGATGTGCCTGCGCATACAACCGTTGCAGGTGTGCCCGCCAAGGTAGTGGGGAGACCAGATTCAGATCTCCCCGCGCTCAACATGAATCACGAGCTAACCGATTACGAGTGGTAA
- a CDS encoding NADPH-dependent glutamate synthase beta chain-like oxidoreductase (PFAM: Pyridine nucleotide-disulphide oxidoreductase~TIGRFAM: glutamate synthase small subunit family protein, proteobacterial) gives MTERLANPFQFLDVERQDPNKRSMESRTEEFVEIYDPFTEETAAEQSHRCLECGNPYCEWKCPVHNLIPNWLKLLSEGRLFEAAELSHQTNTLPEVCGRVCPQDRLCEGACTLHDGFGAVTIGNAEKYITDTALAMGWRPDLSDVIPTGKRVAIVGAGPAGLGCADILARNGVQPVVFDRYPEIGGLLTFGIPQFKLEKQVMERRREVFEGMGIEFRLNTEIGVDIDADDLLEEFDAVFLGMGTYKAMQGGFAGEDLPGVHKALDYLIGNVNEKMGYAQSPEKFIDLKGKTVVVLGGGDTAMDCVRTAVRQQAEQVFCVYRRDEENMPGSRREVQNAREEGVKFLFNRQPISVVDYFGEAGGVKVVETRLGEPGPDGRRRPEHIEGSEQVLEADAVIMAFGFQPSPTDWMADMEIALNDWQGVIAPEHQMFKFQTSNPKVFAGGDMVRGSDLVVTAIWEGRQAAEGILDYLAV, from the coding sequence ATGACTGAGCGATTAGCGAATCCATTTCAGTTTCTCGATGTAGAGCGTCAAGATCCAAATAAGCGCTCCATGGAGTCACGAACTGAAGAGTTTGTTGAGATCTACGATCCGTTTACGGAAGAGACGGCGGCAGAGCAGTCCCATCGTTGCTTAGAGTGCGGGAACCCTTACTGTGAGTGGAAATGCCCTGTTCACAACCTCATTCCTAACTGGCTCAAGTTGCTGTCAGAGGGGCGACTATTCGAGGCGGCTGAACTAAGCCATCAAACCAATACGCTCCCAGAGGTATGCGGTCGTGTTTGTCCACAGGATCGTCTGTGCGAAGGCGCTTGTACGCTGCATGACGGTTTTGGTGCAGTCACTATTGGTAACGCCGAGAAATACATCACTGATACTGCGCTTGCCATGGGCTGGCGTCCTGATTTGAGTGACGTTATTCCGACGGGTAAACGTGTGGCTATTGTGGGTGCGGGACCTGCGGGTTTGGGGTGTGCAGATATCCTGGCGAGAAACGGTGTGCAGCCTGTTGTCTTTGATCGCTACCCTGAAATTGGTGGCTTGCTGACCTTTGGTATTCCACAGTTCAAGCTAGAAAAACAGGTTATGGAGCGACGCCGAGAAGTCTTTGAAGGCATGGGTATTGAGTTCCGCTTAAATACTGAAATTGGTGTCGACATCGATGCAGATGACCTTCTAGAAGAGTTCGATGCAGTTTTCCTCGGGATGGGGACCTACAAAGCGATGCAGGGCGGATTTGCGGGCGAAGACCTTCCCGGTGTCCATAAGGCACTCGATTACTTGATCGGAAACGTCAATGAAAAGATGGGTTATGCTCAATCTCCTGAAAAGTTTATCGATCTCAAAGGCAAGACAGTTGTCGTTTTGGGCGGCGGTGATACGGCCATGGACTGCGTTCGTACAGCCGTTCGCCAGCAGGCCGAGCAGGTTTTCTGTGTGTACCGCCGAGATGAAGAGAACATGCCTGGCTCGCGTCGTGAGGTTCAGAATGCGCGCGAAGAGGGCGTTAAATTCCTTTTCAACCGACAGCCTATCAGCGTAGTCGACTATTTCGGCGAAGCGGGTGGCGTAAAGGTAGTCGAGACCCGGTTGGGTGAGCCTGGGCCCGACGGTCGACGACGCCCTGAGCACATCGAAGGTTCAGAGCAAGTCCTCGAGGCTGACGCTGTCATCATGGCGTTCGGTTTCCAACCCAGCCCGACAGATTGGATGGCGGACATGGAAATCGCGCTAAATGACTGGCAGGGAGTCATCGCTCCTGAGCACCAGATGTTCAAGTTTCAAACATCAAATCCCAAAGTCTTTGCTGGTGGTGATATGGTACGCGGTTCTGACCTCGTGGTTACCGCCATTTGGGAAGGAAGGCAGGCCGCTGAAGGTATCTTGGATTACCTAGCGGTCTAA
- a CDS encoding hypothetical protein (PFAM: Protein of unknown function (DUF1643)) — protein MESSAIFSDCGRYRYFLSRRWENGDDCVFVGLNPSTADGSKNDATVRKCIHFARSWGFAGISLVNLYARRCRYPQALATSDDPVGPDNDLWLTSVIGGASHAIAMWGNHGARIYSEGIRRDTLVITLRSKWSCFGQTKLGAPKHPLYLPKATPLQAFSL, from the coding sequence ATGGAATCAAGCGCCATCTTTTCTGACTGCGGTCGCTATCGATACTTTCTCAGCCGCCGCTGGGAGAATGGTGATGATTGTGTTTTCGTCGGCCTCAACCCATCAACGGCTGACGGCTCTAAGAATGATGCAACCGTCCGAAAATGCATACACTTCGCGCGCTCTTGGGGATTCGCCGGCATATCCTTGGTTAATTTGTATGCACGGAGATGCCGATACCCTCAGGCGCTCGCAACAAGCGATGACCCGGTCGGGCCCGATAACGATCTATGGCTAACAAGCGTTATTGGCGGTGCATCCCATGCCATCGCGATGTGGGGAAATCACGGCGCCCGCATTTACAGCGAGGGCATACGCAGAGATACCCTCGTGATAACGTTGCGCAGTAAATGGAGCTGCTTCGGTCAAACGAAACTGGGAGCACCCAAGCACCCTCTATACCTTCCAAAAGCAACACCGCTTCAGGCTTTTTCGCTATGA
- a CDS encoding enoyl-CoA hydratase/carnithine racemase (PFAM: Enoyl-CoA hydratase/isomerase family): MAYKFITLETKDSVSVLTLNRPEANNALSRALSLELIDALTTADASEETSVLIITGAGKAFCAGVDLAELNDDSSVLTDEGLGTESPLSVAMRSCKKPIIGAVNGAAVTGGFELALGCDFLYASEHARFADTHVRVGILPGWGLSQKLSRLIGLGRAKELSLSGNFVSAQDALRLGLVNKVCPADELMTETLAIAKQIAESESAMVTAYKSLIDDGYDSPFGEALKLEDERSTRWAQEVDYSVMAERLAQLRSRASKQR, encoded by the coding sequence ATGGCTTACAAATTTATTACCCTCGAAACCAAAGACAGCGTGAGCGTCCTAACGCTTAACAGACCTGAGGCAAACAATGCATTAAGTCGCGCACTCAGTCTCGAACTGATCGACGCCTTAACGACGGCTGACGCCTCTGAAGAGACGTCTGTCCTTATTATTACAGGCGCAGGCAAGGCCTTCTGTGCCGGGGTAGACCTGGCAGAGCTGAATGATGACAGCAGTGTATTAACCGACGAGGGACTGGGAACAGAGTCGCCGCTATCAGTAGCCATGCGTAGCTGTAAAAAACCTATCATTGGCGCGGTCAATGGCGCCGCTGTCACAGGTGGATTCGAACTGGCCCTAGGCTGCGACTTTTTGTACGCAAGTGAGCACGCGCGATTCGCTGATACCCATGTTCGCGTCGGTATATTGCCTGGATGGGGGCTATCCCAAAAACTCTCGCGTCTGATTGGTCTCGGCAGAGCAAAAGAGCTTAGCCTATCGGGTAACTTCGTTTCCGCTCAAGATGCGCTCCGACTTGGGCTGGTTAACAAAGTATGTCCAGCAGACGAGCTGATGACAGAGACGCTCGCCATAGCCAAACAAATTGCCGAATCAGAATCCGCAATGGTCACAGCGTACAAGTCACTCATTGATGACGGTTATGACAGCCCGTTTGGCGAAGCGCTAAAACTAGAGGACGAGCGCTCCACGCGCTGGGCGCAAGAAGTGGACTACAGCGTTATGGCTGAGCGTCTCGCACAACTGCGCTCGAGAGCAAGTAAGCAACGCTAA
- a CDS encoding Protein of unknown function (DUF3094) (PFAM: Protein of unknown function (DUF3094)), protein MSDEVGKDLNKNDPVLTPEDQARVDHFISTGVNSTDKKPFRPILLVVLLVSVVTGFSLLSQLLARMAGVY, encoded by the coding sequence ATGAGCGATGAAGTAGGGAAGGATTTGAACAAGAACGACCCAGTTTTGACACCTGAAGATCAGGCGAGGGTTGATCATTTTATTTCGACAGGTGTGAACTCTACTGACAAAAAGCCCTTTCGCCCTATTCTGCTAGTCGTACTTTTGGTCTCCGTAGTGACAGGCTTCTCTCTGTTGAGTCAGTTGCTCGCGCGGATGGCGGGCGTGTACTGA
- a CDS encoding putative S-adenosylmethionine-dependent methyltransferase (PFAM: Putative methyltransferase): protein MKHESISSVHSKQSDIHEDLLITVKKHLQSTWQEPIPEHTRVAAEKIISLVNSHTGPLILDSFCGTGMSTAKLAGLYPEALVIGIDKSEDRLSRHVPGNTDNYHLIRASCEHTWAVLAQAGIRCHRHYLLYPNPWPKKSHLKRRIHGHPAFPLLRALGGMVTLRSNWLTYVREFSVGMALLDYRSEVSEIKPTDPLTLFERKYSANSENLWQCEAILVEAAGEHPHD, encoded by the coding sequence ATGAAGCATGAATCCATATCAAGTGTTCACTCCAAGCAGAGTGATATCCATGAAGACCTCTTGATAACCGTTAAGAAGCACCTACAGAGCACTTGGCAAGAGCCCATACCTGAACACACGCGTGTCGCCGCCGAAAAGATTATCTCTCTGGTGAACTCGCACACTGGCCCTCTCATCTTGGATTCATTTTGCGGGACAGGAATGAGTACCGCAAAGCTCGCAGGCTTGTATCCCGAGGCCCTGGTGATAGGTATCGACAAGTCAGAAGATAGGCTCTCAAGACATGTGCCGGGCAACACCGACAACTACCACTTGATCAGGGCGAGTTGCGAACATACATGGGCGGTATTGGCGCAGGCGGGCATACGCTGCCATCGACACTATTTGCTTTATCCCAATCCATGGCCCAAAAAGTCGCATTTAAAACGACGTATCCACGGGCATCCAGCGTTCCCGCTACTCAGAGCCTTGGGTGGCATGGTGACACTTCGCAGCAACTGGTTGACCTACGTGAGGGAGTTTTCGGTAGGTATGGCGCTCCTTGATTATCGGAGCGAAGTCTCCGAGATTAAACCGACTGATCCGCTCACCCTTTTTGAGCGAAAGTACAGCGCGAATAGTGAGAATCTGTGGCAATGCGAGGCGATTTTGGTCGAAGCTGCTGGAGAACATCCGCACGACTAA
- a CDS encoding acetyltransferase (isoleucine patch superfamily), with translation MRRDLRPFWVKRLYLRIRALWIWWFLAPRCEALGPHATIMSPWFVIISGPNIRIGHSFTAIGEMHHPVQIGVWGRNFGEGRVEIGDACLMSPGARISASDEIVLGNGCMMAHGSYITDSDWHGLYDRVNRDETAKPVRLGNNVWLGDRSTVLKGVTIGDNSIVAASSVVTKDVPANVIVAGNPAVIVRELDESAERYTREDMFRDPAETMAYFRSLDETLLAENTTWRWLLSAIFPRFRREQ, from the coding sequence ATGAGGCGAGATTTGCGGCCGTTTTGGGTCAAGCGTCTATACCTTCGTATTCGAGCGTTGTGGATATGGTGGTTCTTAGCGCCTAGGTGTGAGGCCCTTGGTCCGCACGCTACCATCATGTCTCCTTGGTTCGTCATCATATCAGGCCCCAATATACGAATTGGACATTCGTTTACAGCGATTGGCGAGATGCACCATCCAGTGCAGATTGGCGTGTGGGGTCGTAACTTCGGTGAAGGCCGTGTTGAGATTGGTGATGCTTGTTTGATGAGCCCCGGAGCAAGGATCTCTGCGAGCGACGAAATTGTGCTCGGCAACGGCTGCATGATGGCTCATGGTAGCTACATCACAGACTCCGACTGGCATGGGCTCTACGATCGAGTGAATCGCGATGAAACAGCTAAACCCGTCCGGCTCGGTAACAACGTCTGGCTTGGAGACCGCTCTACTGTTCTTAAGGGTGTTACGATCGGTGATAACAGCATTGTTGCGGCCAGTTCGGTAGTCACCAAGGACGTGCCAGCGAATGTTATCGTCGCAGGCAACCCTGCGGTCATCGTGCGCGAACTCGACGAGTCGGCGGAGAGGTATACCCGTGAAGATATGTTTCGTGACCCTGCTGAAACCATGGCGTATTTCCGTTCGCTCGATGAAACTCTTCTGGCAGAGAACACAACTTGGCGATGGCTGCTGAGTGCTATTTTTCCGCGATTTCGTCGAGAGCAATAG
- a CDS encoding putative amidophosphoribosyltransferase (PFAM: Phosphoribosyl transferase domain~TIGRFAM: comF family protein), whose amino-acid sequence MVSAFNYQGAVPDLITRWKYQGMIELTNYIAELVAELAARGKFSMPDHDLVTVIPSHWQRRLTRGFDPVWLLANALAKKGVVDRPLSTLKASKRMPYQHLKRLDERHISSDHFQATESVFGKKILLLDDVVTSGSTLNAAAGALRSAGARSINGFTVAVAQTTSIALDEIAEK is encoded by the coding sequence GTGGTCTCAGCCTTTAATTATCAAGGCGCTGTGCCTGACCTCATCACCCGCTGGAAGTATCAAGGGATGATAGAACTCACCAACTACATTGCTGAACTTGTTGCTGAGCTTGCTGCCAGGGGAAAGTTCTCGATGCCTGATCACGATCTCGTCACAGTGATACCGAGTCATTGGCAGCGGCGACTCACTCGAGGCTTCGATCCGGTCTGGCTGCTCGCGAATGCACTGGCCAAAAAAGGTGTAGTCGACAGACCGCTATCCACGCTCAAAGCCTCGAAAAGGATGCCCTACCAGCACTTAAAACGCCTCGATGAGCGGCACATCAGCTCAGATCATTTCCAAGCGACAGAAAGTGTGTTCGGAAAAAAGATTCTTCTTCTCGACGATGTGGTAACCAGTGGTTCAACTCTGAATGCGGCTGCAGGCGCATTGAGAAGCGCTGGCGCGAGGTCAATTAATGGATTCACGGTCGCGGTCGCGCAAACCACATCTATTGCTCTCGACGAAATCGCGGAAAAATAG
- a CDS encoding uroporphyrinogen decarboxylase (PFAM: Uroporphyrinogen decarboxylase (URO-D)~TIGRFAM: uroporphyrinogen decarboxylase), giving the protein MATLQNDRFLRALLREPVDRTPLWMMRQAGRYLPEYRATRAQAGSFMGLCTQPELACEVTMQPLRRYDMDAAILFSDILTIPDAMGLGLYFTEGEGPRFERPLSSEADIAALEPNKARDELGYVMDAVALIRKELNGKVPLIGFSGSPWTLATYMVEGGSSKDFAKTKSLAFNNPAAMHQLLDKLADAVAVYLKTQVEQGAQALQIFDTWGGSLSHEAYQEFSLRYMQAVIERLPREADGRRVPIIVFTKGGGQWLEQIADCGADAVGLDWTTDIGSARARVGDKVALQGNMDPAMLNANPERIREEVAKILAGYGNGTGHVFNLGHGITPGIDPECVGAMVDAVIELSPAYHS; this is encoded by the coding sequence ATGGCAACACTGCAAAATGATAGATTTTTGCGGGCGCTTTTACGTGAGCCCGTAGACCGAACCCCGCTTTGGATGATGCGACAAGCGGGACGTTACCTACCAGAATACCGCGCCACACGAGCACAAGCTGGTAGCTTCATGGGGCTTTGTACCCAGCCTGAGCTGGCATGCGAAGTCACCATGCAGCCGCTTCGACGCTACGATATGGACGCTGCTATTCTTTTTTCCGATATTTTGACCATTCCTGATGCGATGGGCTTGGGCCTTTACTTCACTGAAGGCGAGGGACCTAGATTTGAGCGACCACTGTCTTCGGAGGCGGATATCGCTGCGCTTGAGCCGAACAAGGCAAGGGATGAGCTAGGTTACGTAATGGATGCAGTTGCCCTCATACGTAAGGAATTAAATGGCAAGGTGCCGCTGATTGGTTTCTCTGGATCTCCTTGGACACTCGCCACCTACATGGTGGAGGGCGGATCGTCTAAAGATTTCGCAAAGACTAAATCGCTAGCCTTTAACAACCCTGCAGCGATGCATCAGTTGCTCGATAAGCTGGCTGATGCGGTAGCGGTGTACCTGAAAACTCAGGTAGAGCAGGGAGCACAAGCTTTGCAAATCTTTGATACCTGGGGTGGTTCCTTGAGTCACGAGGCCTATCAAGAGTTCTCGCTACGTTATATGCAAGCTGTGATTGAGCGACTGCCTCGTGAGGCTGACGGTCGGCGTGTACCGATCATTGTATTCACCAAGGGTGGTGGACAATGGTTAGAGCAAATTGCAGATTGTGGTGCAGATGCCGTGGGACTTGACTGGACGACCGACATCGGCAGTGCACGAGCGCGAGTGGGCGACAAAGTGGCGCTCCAAGGGAATATGGATCCGGCCATGCTTAATGCTAATCCTGAGCGAATCCGCGAAGAGGTTGCCAAAATACTCGCGGGTTATGGCAATGGCACGGGCCACGTGTTCAACCTTGGACACGGAATCACGCCCGGAATTGACCCTGAGTGCGTTGGTGCCATGGTTGATGCAGTGATCGAGCTCTCGCCCGCTTACCACTCGTAA